From Etheostoma cragini isolate CJK2018 chromosome 3, CSU_Ecrag_1.0, whole genome shotgun sequence:
TAACACAATTACAGCTGGGCCAAATACAGACGTGGCCTTGATCACTGAGAAGCCTTGATCGGAGACGGGCAATTAGATTACACCCAAGACGACGTTAACACATGGGGGACAGGATCATGTTGATCTGACAAACAAGAATAGGAACCCTTAGAGGCCTCAATGATGAGAGACACCTCAGCTGTGAAGAGGGTGAGTCCTGATGCTGCTTCCGGTCAGCTTGGGAATAAAGAGAAAGGTTAGACTTACATTTTAAGTCCGCTGCTCCTAAGATCTCCATTGCACCTTTGGGAGGGGTCAGACATTCCTCTGAGTGTGGAGTGTGTATTCAAGGCTTGCTAAGATAAACAAAGGCCCAGTAGGATTTCTGATCCCTCCCATGTGCAGatacaaaaggaaaacacttCTTCTTAACCAATAAAACTGCAATCACGCATGTGAACTTAACAAAAGACATCTTTGAAGATGGGTTTCATTCCATTTTACAAGAGTCAAGAATGTCATGAAACAATGTTCTTTTCATTGTCAGTTTAATTGATTTTGCCCAGGAaactattttttgggggctgAATGCTCGCTGTGTCTCGGTCGATCTGGTGTAAGAGGATTAAGCCAACAGCCTGTAATAATGTGCTACCCTATTTTCACATGACTGCCGTGCTTCTCCTTCTAGAGGGAAGATGAGTCGAAGCGCTCGCTTCTTTTTGATTCAATTTCAACTTGATGGGAAATGTTTTCTGAATTCCTTCCTCTAAATAGATCATGCATGTCTGTTATGTAAAGCTGGTGTTGCGCTGTGAAGTGGAGTTAGAAGGCTGAATCTGAGAGTAGgttaaaaatactaaaagtgATATTAAATAACTTTCACATTTCACTTTCCCAAGCTGACTTGATGACATGCCTCAGGagatcaaaaaaaagaaaagaaagttgaaCAAGGTTAAAATCAGGATAGAAAGAGCaggaacaaacaaataaaatcaactCCAAGACAAAATTATATGTATTCAGATTCACCATTTAGTGCAGCGGATACAAGTAGTACATCTTGTTTATAAGTTagtttatatataaatacatatatatatatatatagatatagatatatatttatatatacagtatagacgctttttatcaatgtttgaaattttttttacatttttgtcccatttttcaacacttttgatactttttttcaatgtttgttgctttttttgatgttttcaaccctatgtaacactaacttattaactgtagttttacagttctttttggaatttatggtgaataaacctcatttataggaaattagaCGATTAcaagagttagaaaagcagaaattaggaattattttgactaaaattaaaggaatggatgctgatggataatcacagactggaatatgtcaacttgttctcattactatttcaaaaacacatttttttttaaatcaaattctataaaattgaataagacgccccaaaatgaatgaaagtagagatttgtacttggcaaagagcgttgggtggaatccaccatgttattttggggaattaaaaagaacattaaaataggaaaaggggtcaatttgacccgaggacaacatgagggttaaacatttATACATGTCACATTTGTGTTCCCCCCCCAGGAAACTGGGGAAGATCTTGGACGGCGGATCGCAGCCAGACACCCAGCGGAAGTACCGGACTGGAGAGTGGTTTTACGAGGCCAAGTCTCGCAGACACATGGACAAGATCCACGGCTCGGAGATCATCCTGGCCTCCATGAACAAGAGGAAAGCTGGTTTAGGTGTGTTCATTCAACACTTTTGAAACACATGTTCTAACTCCATTTGTGACCCCAGTGCTCTTTACAATTAGTTTATTTATCAAGCCACACACCCAGTATAGGTATAGGGGTGCTCATAAGTTCATGAACCCGTGCTtaagggtggctggcgtctctcttagagatcgggtgagaagctcagtcctccgagaggagctctgagtagagccgctgctccttcgcgtcaaaaggagccagttgagatggtttgggcatctggtaaggatgcctgctgggcgcctccctagggaggtgttccaggcccgtccagctgggaggaggcctcgggcaATACCCAGGACTAGGTGTGGAGATTATATcttcaacctggcctgggatcgacttaattcaaaaaacaggaagaaaaaaaaacctttaaggACAACAAAAAAGCCAGTTACTTCATGGACTTTGGAACTAActtagccccacatcatcacatacccttcaccatacctagagattggcagggttttatttcagttagcttaatatcCGCTCTGATTTGCATTGAAAGATGATTTTaaggtgaagggtatgtgatgattttaattccaaaggccaagggaactttattaggatgcatagtgtcctgatccatgtaataactggcctttaaaaataaagatgtgcctgcctctatgggaactTAAcatggggggtgtatacttacgcCGGCGGGATTTTAAggaacaatatttatttatccacataaatgatttaatcacaaataaaacaggtgtccttaaaagttggattttgtctatttttcttaataaaagcattaaaattaatttctaaaaagatgatttttgtattcctctttttagtcaactttagcacggGTTCATAAACGTGTGAGCAGCACTGTATATTCCACATACCCTGAGAGCCTTGAAAGATAACATGTTTGATGGTGAAATCCAACCTTTCCTACGCCGACCAGGCCAACAGTGCCGATGCCTGTACACTGTGGACTTATGGGTAAATTACAGGGGAAAGCAATACTAATTTTGGATTCAAACATTGATTTCACCGCTGAGAAACAGTTAATAACAGTTGAATAACACTTGTTGCTGGATGACAAGTGAAAGTTTTTTGAAGCGCAGAGGCACATACAGCAGGCTAGGGAAGAAATCAACCTAACCTCTGGCCAAAATCTAAataatacaacatacagtatgtaaaacacataaaacctGATATTTTGATTGCAGTGTGTTGTTATGAACTCCATAAtctctttctatttttcttctcgACTTTCTGCTGCAGATGGTTCCTTAAGAATTGAAAGATCCAAGACACCCAGCGGTCAAGGATCAGACATCGTCGCTCCACCAAAACCTGCACGATCTTTGGAACCAGGACAACATCAGGACCTCAAGTACACAATCCTTtcgtctgtctttcttttaccttttcattttcttatgtTCATGTTCTTATTTAGCCTGCCCGGTGTTGACTTGAAAGAGCATGCCAACGTTTTTTTAGATAGCTCCTACCTATTCTagctcctctgtctctttctcccttggtctgtgtagtgtgtgtgtgtatgtgtgtgtgtgtgtgtgtgtgtgtgtgtgtgtgtgtctggtgtctTGTGACTCAGCCTCTGTAAACAAAGGTGTTGCTGACACGgaacatgtcttgttttatagCCCAGCAGCAGCTACCGCTCATAACACTGCAGGATGTGGTCTGACATATTAAAGGATTAGCAGACCGACAGTTTGGCAAAGTATTTAACTCAATAGCGCTCTGggcatgagtttttttattcaaagtaaCTGGATTGTTATGACATTATGAATACTAACTGCGGTAAAAGATACTTACTAAGATAACAGCAACAGCTGagacacatttcacattttattgcaaGTTGGGTCAATATTTGAGTTTTCCAAGCCTTTGTACTCATGTACACATTTTCTAAGCACACGATAGACTCAGAAATGTGACTGCCCTGACTCTATTTGCAGAATGTTAACACACCTCCCGCTTAAATGACGGAATAGGTGGATTTCCAATGACTCCCAAACAATTCAAACCACTGTTGCATTCACAGTGCTGCGCCAAATGGGCAATTTTCAGAAaattgagtgaagataattacgtCTTCTGAATAGTCCATCGTGTTTGTGTCCCCCTTGGttactgcatggaggaggggtaggggtgggggtggggggtcgATCGTGGAAGGCTTGTATTATGTGGACgtgctgacagttttgttgtcattacttagaacaGGGGGAtacagaaactacgcaccatagctttaagGTTTGCTTTCCTGTAATACAAATCCTTTGATTTTGACGCAAAATTCCAGATGTTGTGAGTTTATCTTCTAGTTTTGTCTCATACCTTTGTTGAGGTTGGGGAGACATTCTTCTCTTCGTTCTTTAGGAGTCAGCAAACCCCAGTCGTGCACACTACAGTgtacatttgagaaaaaaaacgttgGTGCGGAGTTTCGCAGCAGGCACACATGTGAAACACTTCATCTGatgctttgtttctttcaaattCACCTTTTCtaactaaatattttaattttttaacccCACAGCGATGCAGAAAAAGAGAATCTAAATGCAGTAGTCCGCTCTCCAAGAAGGGTAGGCATATGTCTTACAAAGCCAGCCTCTTCTCTGTAAATGATTTATTCTCTCTGGTGCAACCTTGTATCATTCATATTGTAGCTACTGGAATATAATTGCATTGTAATGTAACATTCATCATATTCTTGTTCCTTCAAGCCGAGGCACAACCCTTTCAACCGCCCTTCCCTTATTGTTGTTGAGCCACCTGGAACTAATGATGACATGTCAACCAGTCAGGACCAGGTGTCATCTGAGACAGGTTGGGATTGAAACACATGAAAAGGCATTTATGAGGCTGTGAATTGAGATTCAccacacataaaacatgaatgtgCCAACTTATAACGGCTTCTTTTGATGCTTCCCCTCAGAGCCCATATCTCCAGCGAAGAGCCAGCCAGCGGAGGCCAGTCAGACGTCAGGGGGCTCCCTCACATCAGAGGGCTCCTCTGTAGGTTTCAGGCCGGTGCCAAAGAAGAGGACATTTCTATCAAGACGTACCTCCAGTCAGTCAGAAAGCAACAGCCTGGCGCTAGACGCTCAGGGAGGGTCAGCGGGGATCGTTCCTGCTACAAGACTGAGCCTCCAGCGAGGGTCCAGCGACAGCTCTAACCAGTCCTACCTGAAGGGCCGAGATGAAATACCTCAGAAAAGCATTGTTCCTAATCAAGTACCTCAGTCTGCTCAGCCATTCAGACCTCTGGATAAAAACTCCCAGCTAGATGATATATCCCTGGTTTTGTCTTATTCCAGTCTGGAGAGAGAAAACACCCCACCTTCTAGGTCAGTGGACGCTTCCTCCCGCAGCGCTGACCCCAACATTTTACTTCAACTCTCTGATCCTTCCATAGCAACTCACAACCTACATCcagacagagaaaacaacagcagtgtgGGGACAGCAGGGAGGCAGGAAGAGCTGAGTCTGCCCCAAAGCATTGTGGGTGAGTTCAGCGACAAGAAACACCTCTACTTACTGTCCGTCAGCCCCCCCTTCACCATAGCAGCTGATGCACGCACCACAGGGTACAGGTGGATCAGAGGAGACAAACTTAGtcttttaataaaacagaaatgccATCTTAGTAGGTGGGAAGcagcaataaataataaaggaaACATACACTTATTCATGCTGTTTTCAGGGAATAAAACATCAGTGTAACCTCTCACTGCAGTAGCTTTAAAAGTGGATCCAGAGCTGAAGGTGACAAGGCTCATTGACTGGAGTGTCGTGAAATTTGCAATACTTATAATACCTTCGGGATCACTTAAACTTTCATCTATCTTGATTAAGTTCATTTTGTCCAATGCCTTGTTTCATGACAACCTGCAAAGCTAATGGCAGTCCCATCAAGTAACACATCGTGTTTATTGCTAAATAGCTTGCTTGCACGCTAAACTAAATTGTTGAAAATGGTACAAACATTATACCTtcttaacatcagcatgtttcCATTAttattgtgagcatgttagcagtGAGCACGATAGCATTCGGATATTAGCATTTGCCTTACATTGCAGCTAGCATGGCTGACTCTTGGAAGATAAACCTGCTGCAGAACAGACGGTAGTTGCTTTCTGACACATATTTCATTCGGAATTCATATCTTTGTTTTCAGATCCAGATCCTCCAGAATCTTACGATCTCAACTTCATTGATAAGTCTGATCAGCAAGCGCAGAAGAAATCCAATCAGAAACACGCATTTCAATTATCCACTCAGACAGCCAGTCCCACCGGTGATGAGGAGGACTCCATTGCGAGGGTGCTGGACTGGTTCTGCCGCAGCACAGACAGCATTGATTCGCTAAGGACAGACAACGGTCCTAAAGCGACAAAGAGCTCTGAAAAACATGTAGAAATCAGCAAAATAAGAGGTGAAGAATCATTACGAAAAGATGCTGGGGATATGATAAGTGATGAAACCCTTGAGATGAGGAGGAATAACTTACAAAGACAGAACAATGAGGCTAAAGAGTTAAGAGCAACAGGCCGAGAAACAcaagaggaggtgaagaaggaTACTAGAGAAAGAATGCCGTCACAGGAAGTTAAAGATGGTAATGATGAAAGCCAACCGCCCCAAATCACTCATCTGAAGTCATTCTGGGAGAAAAGCAACCCGGGACCTAAAATACTTATCAGCAAGTCAATCATGTccagcaacaacaaacaaaaacccattcACCTCTTGGTGGAGAAAGACGAGGAAACAGTAAAGAAACCCCTCAGAGCGCCTGGCATGCCCACTGTGTCTGGAGTGTATAACATGGAGGGGATTTATGATAAGTTCGCTTCAAATCATCAGGAAAAGAGAGAACAACAGAAAGATACTGGAGACAATGTTCAATCAAATAATAAACAGGAGGTAGACAGTCGGGGGATGAATACTTTAACTCAAAGGAACAATAATGACCCAACATACAACTTAGATTATTTAAAGTTGGCGGCCAGTCCCCAAGTATCTGACAGAAGAGGTTCAGAGACTGAGATTTTAAGTGTAACCAGACTTAGTACACCCAACCAGTCCAGTCCACAACCTGACAGTATCTCCCAATCCAGAGAAATCTCACTGCAAACCAAACTGTCCCAGAATATTCCTTTGTCTCAGCTGGATACAGATCCAGACTCTGAGAAGCTCCACATGTCCAGAAACCACCCATATATGGACTACAAGCAAGGCGGGAATGATATCCAAATCACccctaaaacacaaatatgtagaGGTTCAAGTGAAGAGGTGAAGAGAATGGACAGTGAAGATGAAAGTGTGCTATCAAGCATGTCTCCCAAACGGCAAGAGAATACGTTTAATAAAGACAGAATTACTCCCTCAAACAGACAAGGTTTGCCACATCAAGAAAGTATTGCAGAGAAGATAAAGCAGCTCAAATCTTTTTGGGAGACGGAGAGGAACAAATCCCCGTTTTACACCAGCAAACCTACAGCTCTTGGGGAAGGTAAAGTCGCTCGTGGTGCAAATCAAGCAAAACTGAATAAAAGATATACAAAGTCCGAGTACGACCTGACTTCAATTGGAAATGATTCCGGCAGCGATGAGGAAGACTGTGATAGAAATCAGAATTACAATGTTCTTCCTTTTAATCAGAGGCTAGACAAGTTGTCCCCTACCCTAGGCTCAAGCCGAATACAATTTAACACTTTGCGGGAGTTCTGGGACGAGGCTACGTCAGAAGCCAAGGGATCATTTTCCTTCGACAGACCCAAAAGCCCCAAACGGAAAGAACCCATAAGTGCCCCGCTTTCATCTCAGGAGTTAAGGTGCGCTGACCCTGAGGTTTACATCGcaacagagaaaacaagacCGGCCATGGTCAAATCATCTCCACCTGCTCAGAATCGTTCGAAGTCGCCTCATGACAGACCCACGGGGTCGAGGGCAGCGAATGAGGGCAAAAACAACCAGTTTCATTATACGACAGCTGAGTCCAGAAGGAGCTCCAAAGACTCTAGTCGAGAGGAGAAATCCACCAAACAGCCAAGCAGTTCAGGAAAAGAGACGCGTTCTCCAAAGAGCAGGAAAGACAGCTTTAGCTATTCGAGCAGTCGTGGAAAGTCAATGCGTCGCACCACCAGCATGTTCTCTCTGAGCGTTCCCGGTGAAGAAGAGCTTAAAATGGATGTAGGCCCCATCCACTCCCAGAGCAGGAAGCAGAGGCATGAAACGGAGACTCAGGCTCCTCTTGCGCGGGCGTGTGTTCCCAGGGACTACCGCCATTACCTGGGTATGACAGACGAGACCAGCGTCCACGCCTCCTTCGCCCCGCCAGTGAAGGACCAGGGCTCCGAAGGGAAGTCTGCCCATGGGTTTGACCTGGATGGGCCGATGAGGGCCAGCACTCCGGTGAGCTCAGAGGAGCGTAACGGCAGGAGGGGGGGCAAGGCGAGTCAGCGCCCTCTGTGGGCAAACTACAGCAGTTCAGACGCAGGTCAGGAGTCATCGGTGAGCAGCACGTCAGAAACCTGGTCCAGGAATGGCTCAAACCGTAAGcaacaacttttgtttttcacatgttATGAATAtacataaacaatattttacataataTGAATAACTGAAGCTGGACTCGGAAAGAGTCAGTTAAATGATCGCATATAAGTCAAATTGTTCCTAAGTTGTCTGAATTTTCCATATGGGTTTGtgctaaaaagaaattgtacatactaatatatatatgtttttaaattgttaaatacaGCTGTTTCTATGGAGATTGCCACTTATCCCTTGAGGGTTTTTCGGCAATTGTCCATCACAtcttttttgtgaaacatataACACTGTTTTAGTTGTGAAAAtagaatacataaataaataaaatttagtatttttgataggtaatattaataatgatttTGGGAATGATTTTGGGAAAACGGAagcaaaacaacttttttcGAAGCAGGGAGTAAATGTTGAGAGCAAAAGGAGTTTAAGTAAAAAATGAATCCAAATTTAGATCTCCTACGGGGAACATTTAGCAGAAAGAACAAATGTTTTCACCTTTTGaaattttatataatttttacaACGTGttgaacattttattgaaaatagAGCTGTTTTTAAGTACTTCTGCTTTCTGTTTGACAGTTATCGTCAGGTGTTTTATACAGCAGAATCCTTGATATCATGTCCGTGTCAAATCATCTGTGTTGGCTGAAGCATATCTCTGTAAACACTGTGTGTAGCCGGGATCAGCTGCCCATGTTGACTTTGTGGGCCGGCCGATACGTCACTCTTACTTCCCTCACACCTCACGGATAAAGATGTTTTACCAGCTTAGGATTTAGGAAGCTAGTTTCATTGGCTTTGAAGCAAGAGCTGTACCTGTACATCCTCAAACAGTTACACACCATTTCCAAAGGTCACTAAACTGCATATTTAATGTGCTGTTTGTTATTACTGACAGTGTTTTGCTAATGAATGAATGCCAGAGGAATCAATTCAAACTTGAAAATGTGCCAAAAAGGCCAACACTAATTGTAAGACTTATATCTGacaatatacactatatattacaaaaataccATTCATTATctccattttatttcagttcccACTTGCAGAACAAGCCatgtaaccctcatgttgtcctcgggtcaaatggacccgttttcctatatcaatgttctttttaattccccaaaataacatgattgattccacccaacgctctttgccaagtacaaatctctactttcattaaattgggagcgtcttgttcaattttatagtatttgaaaacaaattgaagtgtttttgaaatagtattgagtaaaagttgacacattccagtctgtgattatccatcaaacatccattccttaaattttagtctcaataattccgaatttctgcttttcaaactcaaatatcaggtacaatttcctataaattaggtttattgatcattaattccaaaaagaactgtaaaatttaagttaataagttagtgttacgtagttttaaaaatgtcaaaataaagtgacaaccattgggaaaaaaagtgtccaaagcgttaaaaaaaaaaggacgaAAACGTAAGAGAagttaaaacattgataaaaagccaaCGAAAGTGTTAATtcttttgacgggaagacaacacgagggttaatgaGATCACATTGTTCTCTGTGATATTGTGACGGTTTCTGACATTTATAGAGCAAACGATTCATTGATTTATTGGGAAATAATCGGCATATTAATCAAGCATTGGAATACTGTCAGAAGCAGCCCTATTTAAAAGTATAGACAGACAAGTTATGTACACAATAAGCTTGCGTAAGTAAAATAATCTCAGCATTCATGTCAGATTACATCTTAAATTATGTTGTCCTCTGTTAAGCGTACGTCTGTCCAGTCTCATTGTCTGCTGTTTCATCAACCAATTTGAGCACGAAAAACTGGCACTATCATAAGCAAACAAACAGTGAAATGATgacatatttttctttccaaTTTTCACTGTAGGTGAGAACGACAGGGACGGCCCAAGCCTTGTAAGGAAAGCGCTGAGGCGAGCGGAAGCACGGCCCAAAAATCTGGCTAAAAGTATGGAGGACATCACAGCGTCCTTATCACCACGTGAGCCTGATCTTCTGAGTCAAATTGTCCAAATGCACGTATCCTTTTGAGAGactgtgatttattttgatttgtttctcaCAGGACAAGAAAGAAGCCAAGACCCGACTGCTAACATGAGACGCATTAgtgatggtaaaaaaaaaaaagcttgattcTTTTTATTATGAATATCTTTGCAAGCAATTAAGTGAAGATTTGAAGTATTCTGCTTCCATATCAACCGCTCTTTAGTCTCATCCATCCCTtcgccctcctcctccttat
This genomic window contains:
- the LOC117941741 gene encoding synaptotagmin-like protein 2 — translated: MIDLSHLTEEEQGAIMTVLRRDAELKKAEEERIRKLGKILDGGSQPDTQRKYRTGEWFYEAKSRRHMDKIHGSEIILASMNKRKAGLDGSLRIERSKTPSGQGSDIVAPPKPARSLEPGQHQDLNDAEKENLNAVVRSPRRPRHNPFNRPSLIVVEPPGTNDDMSTSQDQVSSETEPISPAKSQPAEASQTSGGSLTSEGSSVGFRPVPKKRTFLSRRTSSQSESNSLALDAQGGSAGIVPATRLSLQRGSSDSSNQSYLKGRDEIPQKSIVPNQVPQSAQPFRPLDKNSQLDDISLVLSYSSLERENTPPSRSVDASSRSADPNILLQLSDPSIATHNLHPDRENNSSVGTAGRQEELSLPQSIVDPDPPESYDLNFIDKSDQQAQKKSNQKHAFQLSTQTASPTGDEEDSIARVLDWFCRSTDSIDSLRTDNGPKATKSSEKHVEISKIRGEESLRKDAGDMISDETLEMRRNNLQRQNNEAKELRATGRETQEEVKKDTRERMPSQEVKDGNDESQPPQITHLKSFWEKSNPGPKILISKSIMSSNNKQKPIHLLVEKDEETVKKPLRAPGMPTVSGVYNMEGIYDKFASNHQEKREQQKDTGDNVQSNNKQEVDSRGMNTLTQRNNNDPTYNLDYLKLAASPQVSDRRGSETEILSVTRLSTPNQSSPQPDSISQSREISLQTKLSQNIPLSQLDTDPDSEKLHMSRNHPYMDYKQGGNDIQITPKTQICRGSSEEVKRMDSEDESVLSSMSPKRQENTFNKDRITPSNRQGLPHQESIAEKIKQLKSFWETERNKSPFYTSKPTALGEGKVARGANQAKLNKRYTKSEYDLTSIGNDSGSDEEDCDRNQNYNVLPFNQRLDKLSPTLGSSRIQFNTLREFWDEATSEAKGSFSFDRPKSPKRKEPISAPLSSQELRCADPEVYIATEKTRPAMVKSSPPAQNRSKSPHDRPTGSRAANEGKNNQFHYTTAESRRSSKDSSREEKSTKQPSSSGKETRSPKSRKDSFSYSSSRGKSMRRTTSMFSLSVPGEEELKMDVGPIHSQSRKQRHETETQAPLARACVPRDYRHYLGMTDETSVHASFAPPVKDQGSEGKSAHGFDLDGPMRASTPVSSEERNGRRGGKASQRPLWANYSSSDAGQESSVSSTSETWSRNGSNRENDRDGPSLVRKALRRAEARPKNLAKSMEDITASLSPRQERSQDPTANMRRISDVSSIPSPSSSLFSDPEHLKKMSKSVPSFLQKEDVGRDTDFTYEDSDPPGRLMMGRSLNNLTGSPGMASLSSLSGSVMTMYSGDFGNVEVQGNIKFSINYIQKLREFHIFVVECQDLAAVDPKRGRSDPYVKSYLVPDKANLGKRKTSVKKKTLNPTFNEILRYRVRMEYLRTQTLILSVWHHDTFGRNSFLGEVEVDLSSWDFDHTQMNYLALKARAAPTLAPSHGRGEMRLAVRFLPQIIHSEGLIKAGPNTGEIHIWVKECKNLPLIRATIDPYVKCFVLPDTSRKSRQKTRVLRRTVDPVFNHTMVYDGIKQADLSEACVELTVWDRDRLASNLLGGLRLGAGTGRSYGALVDWMDSTPYEAALWERMMATPNEWVEDVLPLRLLNSSKTGFK